The window ATATTCTGTCATCCATTTGGGCATCCGCAATCCCCCCTCCTCAGAGAGAGGCCCATTCAGCAAGGAAGCAAGACTAGACAGGCAGGGTGGCAGAGCAGAACCAAACGAACCCAGAATCCAAACCGACATGGCTCAGAAACAAGTTAACCTGGCAGAGCCTTTGGCTCCCCAGCCTTAAAAAACATAGACTAGCCGTCTCCCAGATTTGGATTGGATGCGATGAGACACAGCCTTTGGGGCACAAGATAGGTACTCAGTAAGTTCTAGCCATCTTTTTCTCCCACCGGACCTTCTAGTGCTATCTACTAACTCATGCTAATCCAAACACCCCGTGGCACATGCTAGATGGTGTCATCTCCATTCTCTAGATAAGAATGGGGCTCAGACAGGTGGCATGAAGCCAAAGGAAAGAACCTGTTTCAGACTTCCTCAGCTGACCTCTCTCTTACCTTTGGTGTTAGCCGAGGGTCTGGACTCAGTGGTATTTGCATTTTTAGAAACACCCCCCCTCCATAAAGGTGGGGGGCTTTCAAGGCCCCACTCACTGCCATCTCAGGTGCTCATGGCAGGTCTTGACCTCAGGGGTGATTTCTATTCAACAACTGCCTTGGTACACTCTCCTGCCCACCTGTTCTGAGCGGCCAAGAGGGTATGCTCTGGACCATTTGGACTAGGAACTGGAGAAGAGAAATCTCAAAGGAGGGAGCTGAACAGGAAAGTGTATGTGAGTGGAGAGGACCAGGGAAGGATGTGAAGTGTCagtaaaggaggaagaggaggtgggtcTGGTGATGAGAAGTCTTGAATTCCTTTTTCTAGTGGGCATGGTGAAGGATGGTGAGACTCATTCTAAAGCCAGAACAGATGCCTGGGCCCTGAGGTGGGCATGGGCTGGCTCTTTTCTCCCATCAGATCAAAGCGAGAGGCTTCCTTTCTTCCATATTTCCCAAACCTAGCACATATGGCCAGGCCTCACGCCCAGACTTAAATCCAACCCTTTCAAGGTCCTCCTTCTGGAACCACCCATTTTTATGGTTGTGAGACTACTTGGGAAAAGATGTGTAATCAGGTTCTCTGGCTCTCCTCATCACTCCACCTGCCTGCTCTCACActccacccccagcccacccacctACCCTCCCCCATCCTGCTTATTTCAGTCTTGGCAGCCTCCTGTGCCAGCACCAAGATCCAGAAGGCCCCAGAGCTCCAAGTTCTGGGCCCAGCTTCGCCACCAGCCCTCCAGGCATTTCCCGTGGCTGGTCCTCCCTGGGCTgctgtgttcccactgccaaCTGGCATGCTAGTTCTATGTCTGGGAAGAGCTGGGTTATAGATAAGACAGGGGCTGAAATGAGAGCTCCCCTAGGGTatagccagttttttttttcaaatgcccAGCCCAGTCCAGTCCAGTCCAGTCTAGTCCAGCCCAGTTCAATCCAGTCCAGGTGCACCAGGACAGTCAGCTTCTCTGTAGAAGCAGCTGTCTTTCTGTGAGCCTAGAAGGTCAAGTCATTGTGTTTGGGACTATGGGAACTGAGGAAGAGCACTGGATTGTGGTTTAAGCATCTGGATACAAGCCAGAGATAACTATTCCAGGGAAGTAAGACGCTAAGCAGGTCATTTAGTTCCAGATAagactcagtttctttatctgagAAGTGGACCTAAGAACACCAGACACACACCTTTGTGTACACACTACTAATGGTAGAGATCAAATTGGTCGCAATCAAAGGTCAAGGTAAGAAAAGAgtggaaaaaaatgaagtagGGACAAATGCCAAGGCCAGGAGCAGAGTCTCCCAGGGCGTCATGGGATGTTCTTTGAGACACACTATTCAGATTACAGTCCTCATCCCCACGTGAGCACCAGTATGAGGACTCATGTGCCTGGCTCCAGCAGGTGTCAGAGCCTTCCAAAGGGTCAGATCCCACAGCAGACTGGATCTCTGGAGTGTGGACTTGTAAGCTGTGAAGTGGCTCTGAGCCACTTGTCAATTGCAGAAGAGCCTAGTGTGTCAAACCTGGTGGGTGGGAGGTTGGAGGTGAGCAGTTGGCCTCCTGCTGAGCACAGCCTGAAGTCAAGCGTAGCTGTGGCTGTTTGGTAAAAAGCTCCTGAAGGAATATGTGGAcaggattgggggtggggtggggtccagGTCAACGGGGAGCATAGCATGAGCTCTGAAGGAGAGTGCCGCTCCTGAGAGGTGGAGAGCTTGGTTGCCATAGTTTTATGAGTAACATATAGTATGAGAGATGAGGGGGGCCAAATGTCAGAGGAAATAGAGCATGCCCAGTTAATCTGAATCTCTGATAGATTACAATCTGTTCTCTTGGTATGCCTCCTGAAATACTGGGGCATAATTACACCAAATGACTGGTTATCTGGCGCTTTGAACTGAATATATCCTGTGCTTTTATTTGAAAGAACTTGGGTTTGGGCTAGGAGGTCTTGTCTGCCAGACCTGCCCAGGCCCACTCACCGGAGAAGAACTGGCTGATTGAAGTGGGCAGGAGCGTGAGGAAGGCCAGGGGATGGGCGAAGGAGATGGAAAGGACAGCTGAGATGTAGGCCACGCCGGCTACCATGGAGTAAAGACAGGCCAGCGAGGTGTAGAGGCAGAACAGGATGAAGTTGCGCATGTTCCTGCTACCGATGCAGTTGCCAGTGAAGAAACAGTGATGGTCGTGCCTCAGCGTGACTCGGGAGCACACTCGGCAGAAGTGGGCGCTGGGTGGTGGGCACTGAGATCGCTGGGATGAGGTTCCCTGGCAGGTACCCAGGTCGTCTGGGGAGTTCTGGATGACCAGGATGTAATTGCCCAGGGCATTGGctgagaggaacaggaagagcGCCCCGTGAAGCACGGCAGGCGAGAAGAGCGGGGTGGCTGTGGGGTCCTCACGcatgctgggcaggaagaggaagagctgcaGGACGAaggtcaccagggaaatgcaaaggaAGTAGGCGGGGGCCACCACGTTGAGCAGCCGCAGGGCCAGCATCCTCTTCCTCGATTACATTCCTAAGGGGCGCAAGGAGAGAGGAAGCCTTACAGCGTTGTCCAGGGTCATCCTGGTCCTCTTCTCCTTGGTCAAAGGTCCGGAGGGCTGTACACAAATCTCCCAAACTCTGCCCCCTCGGACCACCCTTTCCGGTTTCCCTAATTTAGGACCAAGCAGATTAGAAACCCAGAGACCACAGCGGGCCTGCCTCTGGCCAGACCTTCTTCGGATAAGAAGTCCCTGTTGCCTTGGAGTCATGGAGGTCAGGCACAGGAGGGAAGGGCCTGTTTGCAGTCTGGAGTGATTGTATGTGGGGCGGCGTGGGGTTTAGGAGCTGAGGGGTGAAACTGCTACGGTATCACGGTAGTGAAAACCCATTTTGGGGATCTCTAGCTGAGGCTTCTCTAGGAGAAAGAACGATCCAGTGGGGGTGGTGAGACCCGCTGGACTCTTGGAAATCTTGattcacccctccccccactcctgtCTTGAGCAATATTCTGTGACCTCACAGGTTACCCAAGGCTCTCTGGAAGTAGTTGTGCTGTGGATCATGATGTGTGTTCCCTTGCCTGCGACTCTACGTGTTATCTGTGTGCctctgggtatgtgtgtgtatacccacCCCCTGccacctggctttttcttttcaaaatcaaTTAAACAATCGATACAGtgttcaggggctggggagggtgGAAGTATAGCTAGACTGCTTGTGCCAGTGGGTCCTGATCAGTTCATTTTCCAGCCGCTGGCTGCCCTGACTATTTCTATAAAATCTTTGCAAAAGAGTGTTTTCCTCTGAGGCAATGAAATTGAAATCCCCCACTCGCACCCGCCTTTCGCTTTCCTGGCGGGAGAAACCCAAACAATCCCCAAGGCGCCTAAACCCTTTCCATGCCAAGAAGCTCGTCTTGGGTGGACTCGTGGATGGATGCTTGGCAGCATTTCCTGGGTTGACACCCCTACACAGAACTGAATGCAGCTTCACCTCTTACAGCTGGGGCCTCTGCCCGACTTGGGATACCACGGGGAAATAGGTTCTGTGTGTGTCGAGGAGAACTTTCCAGTGGTCTAAGTAATCGGCCAGAAGGAGGCACGAGAAAAGTTCTGGGAAGGTGGCTGCACCCAGGATGGATGGATGCCACAGGGCCTGTGTCCAAGCTGTCCCGTCCATCCTGGCTGAGACATTGGTCACCTTGAAATCTTCTTTGCAGGTGACTGTGTTTACCGCTCTGGGGACCTGCAGTCTCTCTG is drawn from Peromyscus eremicus chromosome 14, PerEre_H2_v1, whole genome shotgun sequence and contains these coding sequences:
- the Zdhhc22 gene encoding palmitoyltransferase ZDHHC22 — encoded protein: MLALRLLNVVAPAYFLCISLVTFVLQLFLFLPSMREDPTATPLFSPAVLHGALFLFLSANALGNYILVIQNSPDDLGTCQGTSSQRSQCPPPSAHFCRVCSRVTLRHDHHCFFTGNCIGSRNMRNFILFCLYTSLACLYSMVAGVAYISAVLSISFAHPLAFLTLLPTSISQFFSGAVLGSDMFVILMLYLWFAVGLACAGFCCHQLLLILRGQTRYQVRKGVAVRARPWRKNLQEVFGKRWLLGLLVPMFNVGTESSKQQDK